A single window of Taeniopygia guttata chromosome 1, bTaeGut7.mat, whole genome shotgun sequence DNA harbors:
- the HIKESHI gene encoding protein Hikeshi isoform X1, whose translation MFGCLVAGRLVSMILGLCQPGGQQPLLSDLATSSAPYFPPTHMGSEDYENINHVVVFMLGTIPFPDGMGGSVYFCYPDQSGMAVWQLLGFVTNEKPSAIFKISGLKSGKGSQHPFGAMNLPQTPTVAQIGISVELLENLAQQTPVASAAVSSVDSFTEFTQKMLDNFYNFASSFAVTQAQMTPNPSEAFIPANVVLKWYENFQRRLTQNPLFWKT comes from the exons ATGTTCGGCTGCCTGGTGGCGGGCAGGCTG GTTTCCATGATCCTGGGGTTGTGCCAGCCAGGTGGTCAACAGCCACTTCTTAGTGACTTGGCAACCTCTTCTGCACCCTACTTTCCTCCTACGCACATGGGGAGCGAAG ACTATGAAAACATCAACCATGTAGTGGTCTTCATGCTGGGAACTATACCATTTCCAGATGGAATGGGAGGATCTGTCTATTTTTGTTACCCAGACCAGAGTGGGATGGCAgtgtggcagctgctggggtTTGTCACTAATGAGAAGCCAAGTGCCATCTTCAAAATTTCTGGTCTGAAATCTG ggaagggaagtcAGCATCCCTTTGGTGCCATGAACCTCCCACAGACACCAACAGTGGCTCAGATTGGAATCTCAGTGGAACTGCTGGAGAACCTGGCTCAGCAGACTCCTGTTGCAAGTGCTGCTGTGTCATCTGTAGATTCATTCACAGAG ttcactCAGAAGATGTTGGATAACTTCTATAACTTTGCTTCCTCGTTTGCTGTTACTCAGGCACAgatgaccccaaatccttctgaaGCTTTCATTCCTGCAAATGTAGTTCTGAAATG
- the HIKESHI gene encoding protein Hikeshi codes for MFGCLVAGRLVQAAPQQVAEDKFVFDLPDYENINHVVVFMLGTIPFPDGMGGSVYFCYPDQSGMAVWQLLGFVTNEKPSAIFKISGLKSGKGSQHPFGAMNLPQTPTVAQIGISVELLENLAQQTPVASAAVSSVDSFTEFTQKMLDNFYNFASSFAVTQAQMTPNPSEAFIPANVVLKWYENFQRRLTQNPLFWKT; via the exons ATGTTCGGCTGCCTGGTGGCGGGCAGGCTG gtACAAGCTGCACCCCAACAAGTGGCTGAAGACAAATTTGTATTTGATTTACCAGACTATGAAAACATCAACCATGTAGTGGTCTTCATGCTGGGAACTATACCATTTCCAGATGGAATGGGAGGATCTGTCTATTTTTGTTACCCAGACCAGAGTGGGATGGCAgtgtggcagctgctggggtTTGTCACTAATGAGAAGCCAAGTGCCATCTTCAAAATTTCTGGTCTGAAATCTG ggaagggaagtcAGCATCCCTTTGGTGCCATGAACCTCCCACAGACACCAACAGTGGCTCAGATTGGAATCTCAGTGGAACTGCTGGAGAACCTGGCTCAGCAGACTCCTGTTGCAAGTGCTGCTGTGTCATCTGTAGATTCATTCACAGAG ttcactCAGAAGATGTTGGATAACTTCTATAACTTTGCTTCCTCGTTTGCTGTTACTCAGGCACAgatgaccccaaatccttctgaaGCTTTCATTCCTGCAAATGTAGTTCTGAAATG
- the HIKESHI gene encoding protein Hikeshi isoform X2: MILGLCQPGGQQPLLSDLATSSAPYFPPTHMGSEDYENINHVVVFMLGTIPFPDGMGGSVYFCYPDQSGMAVWQLLGFVTNEKPSAIFKISGLKSGKGSQHPFGAMNLPQTPTVAQIGISVELLENLAQQTPVASAAVSSVDSFTEFTQKMLDNFYNFASSFAVTQAQMTPNPSEAFIPANVVLKWYENFQRRLTQNPLFWKT; this comes from the exons ATGATCCTGGGGTTGTGCCAGCCAGGTGGTCAACAGCCACTTCTTAGTGACTTGGCAACCTCTTCTGCACCCTACTTTCCTCCTACGCACATGGGGAGCGAAG ACTATGAAAACATCAACCATGTAGTGGTCTTCATGCTGGGAACTATACCATTTCCAGATGGAATGGGAGGATCTGTCTATTTTTGTTACCCAGACCAGAGTGGGATGGCAgtgtggcagctgctggggtTTGTCACTAATGAGAAGCCAAGTGCCATCTTCAAAATTTCTGGTCTGAAATCTG ggaagggaagtcAGCATCCCTTTGGTGCCATGAACCTCCCACAGACACCAACAGTGGCTCAGATTGGAATCTCAGTGGAACTGCTGGAGAACCTGGCTCAGCAGACTCCTGTTGCAAGTGCTGCTGTGTCATCTGTAGATTCATTCACAGAG ttcactCAGAAGATGTTGGATAACTTCTATAACTTTGCTTCCTCGTTTGCTGTTACTCAGGCACAgatgaccccaaatccttctgaaGCTTTCATTCCTGCAAATGTAGTTCTGAAATG